A genomic region of Magnetococcus sp. PR-3 contains the following coding sequences:
- a CDS encoding alpha/beta fold hydrolase, whose amino-acid sequence MDGEYIQDMVAAMREKGIAHPRAVDSSVWSQGSTILDALHSGWQRNRDVQDSNFSKFGHEGEQFNLVGYSYGSLQAAQAAMDYADQEETVDNLVLIGSPIKKAFLEKLHQHPNIKHVHVLDLAHRGDPLYAGISTPELILGLRKLGVQFTSDDEHGTKDGHFDYTGNSKMAKTRRRVLAETLKKLGLK is encoded by the coding sequence ATGGATGGAGAGTATATTCAGGATATGGTTGCAGCTATGCGTGAAAAAGGCATTGCTCACCCACGTGCTGTTGATTCTTCGGTCTGGTCCCAAGGAAGCACCATCCTTGATGCGCTTCACTCAGGATGGCAGCGTAATCGGGATGTGCAAGATAGTAATTTCAGCAAATTTGGACACGAGGGTGAACAGTTTAACTTAGTTGGGTACTCTTACGGCAGTTTACAGGCCGCACAAGCCGCTATGGATTATGCTGATCAGGAAGAAACTGTCGACAATCTGGTTCTAATCGGATCACCCATTAAAAAAGCTTTCCTTGAAAAACTGCATCAACATCCAAACATTAAACATGTTCATGTTTTGGATTTAGCACACAGGGGGGACCCTCTTTATGCTGGCATCTCCACCCCTGAACTGATTCTTGGCTTAAGAAAGCTGGGGGTTCAATTTACATCAGATGATGAGCATGGCACCAAGGATGGGCACTTCGACTATACTGGCAACTCTAAAATGGCTAAAACAAGAAGGCGTGTTTTAGCTGAAACACTTAAAAAGCTAGGACTAAAGTGA
- a CDS encoding polymorphic toxin type 44 domain-containing protein: MRRGNQRSLLSQQETKETPRKLVPNSYLDIARQMREGTFTTKDTTKSSSQQPNCNTIANPIGRESCRKRGAVQPRQNEMQQARQMQKQRQARYDQTPDLSKPPVYGWEDIDRNMETTQRDGWFSWVNRVREGGDWDYKVREKPDGTSWGERERAANINYGATCVVAGHNPETCMKAGGAFQALSDLKNLRRPFKDSSGRPWDDNFNSCMGEPTDDCRQVEEGIRYGLEHLRRNRGR, translated from the coding sequence ATGAGAAGAGGTAACCAACGGTCTCTGCTTAGTCAGCAGGAGACAAAGGAGACACCACGAAAGTTGGTGCCCAATAGCTATCTGGACATCGCCCGACAGATGCGTGAAGGAACATTCACCACAAAGGATACGACCAAATCCTCCAGTCAGCAGCCAAACTGCAATACGATTGCCAATCCGATAGGGCGAGAATCATGCCGAAAACGGGGGGCTGTTCAACCCAGACAGAATGAGATGCAGCAGGCGCGGCAGATGCAAAAGCAGAGACAAGCCCGTTATGATCAAACACCCGATCTTTCCAAACCTCCCGTTTATGGATGGGAAGATATCGACCGAAACATGGAAACCACCCAGAGGGATGGCTGGTTCTCCTGGGTGAATCGGGTTCGTGAGGGCGGTGACTGGGATTATAAAGTAAGAGAAAAACCGGATGGTACATCATGGGGTGAGCGGGAACGGGCTGCCAACATCAACTATGGAGCCACCTGTGTGGTCGCGGGGCATAACCCGGAAACATGCATGAAGGCAGGTGGAGCTTTCCAAGCACTCAGTGACCTAAAAAATCTCCGCCGTCCGTTCAAAGACAGTTCTGGACGCCCATGGGATGATAACTTCAATAGCTGCATGGGTGAACCCACCGATGACTGCCGGCAAGTAGAAGAAGGTATCCGCTACGGGCTTGAGCATCTACGACGTAACAGGGGCCGATAA
- a CDS encoding B12-binding domain-containing radical SAM protein, with the protein MAFTPSLFRPAAYPKREHQELNMKVGILEVLNLTTPTWKEKLYHSMISKQLASVMPQAIAVWCRELGHQTYYKTYYGIGKIENAFPDDLDIIFISSSTIYSPIAYALGKLFRKAGIRTVFGGPHAKSYPADCLRFFDLVVKECNKSLIAEILRGEIQSGQYISSSKPLGEVPTIEERAPEIRASAYFFNKWRSLITVIPTLTSTGCPYTCDFCADWDQPYKALPLDRFEKDIAYLADHFKGGVLSFWEPNFAVKFERLYKVMSTVPPALRVPYMFEASQGILTPSRLEKMQETNHGYLLVGVESWSADLKKGGFQRGSSPQEKFDQTIKFFNGIQKYQLTMITSFIFGLDHDSGDEPVERIKEFIRQVPFTWALVNLPSPYGGTPLFDRMHEENRILNEMPFSFYRPPYLMMRIKNYSPRDYYMKLFEISTVNSSDEALARRMESIPKWNQRMFYRLLTMVESQVSSFYRDMVERLESDSSFRRFHEGKEEPLPEFYHQEYEKHVGRFAPLLSRADRRPNLEQIKPVSI; encoded by the coding sequence ATGGCGTTCACACCCTCTCTTTTTCGACCCGCCGCGTACCCCAAACGCGAACATCAGGAGTTGAATATGAAAGTGGGTATTCTCGAGGTATTGAATCTCACCACACCCACCTGGAAGGAAAAGCTCTATCACTCCATGATCAGCAAGCAGTTGGCCAGTGTCATGCCCCAGGCCATTGCCGTTTGGTGCAGGGAGTTGGGGCATCAGACCTACTACAAGACTTATTACGGCATTGGGAAGATTGAGAACGCCTTCCCGGATGATTTAGATATTATCTTTATCTCCAGCTCAACCATTTACAGCCCCATTGCCTACGCTCTGGGTAAGCTCTTTCGCAAGGCCGGTATACGAACAGTGTTTGGCGGTCCTCACGCCAAATCCTACCCTGCCGACTGTCTGCGCTTTTTCGATCTGGTGGTCAAGGAGTGCAATAAGAGCCTCATCGCCGAAATTCTTCGTGGAGAGATCCAATCTGGACAGTACATTTCCAGCAGCAAGCCCTTGGGGGAGGTGCCGACCATTGAAGAACGGGCGCCGGAAATCCGTGCTTCGGCCTACTTTTTTAATAAGTGGCGTTCTCTTATAACGGTCATTCCCACGCTCACCAGCACGGGCTGCCCCTATACCTGCGATTTTTGCGCGGATTGGGACCAACCCTATAAGGCCCTTCCTCTGGACCGTTTTGAAAAGGATATCGCCTATCTTGCCGATCATTTTAAAGGGGGGGTTCTAAGCTTTTGGGAGCCCAACTTTGCTGTTAAGTTCGAGCGCCTCTACAAGGTTATGAGCACGGTCCCCCCAGCGCTTCGGGTCCCCTACATGTTCGAAGCCTCCCAGGGCATCTTGACCCCCTCTCGACTAGAGAAGATGCAAGAGACCAACCACGGCTACTTATTGGTTGGTGTTGAATCGTGGAGTGCGGATTTAAAGAAAGGGGGATTCCAGCGTGGTAGCAGCCCTCAGGAAAAATTTGATCAGACCATCAAGTTTTTTAACGGTATACAGAAGTATCAGTTGACCATGATCACCTCCTTTATTTTTGGATTGGATCACGATTCCGGGGACGAACCCGTAGAACGTATCAAGGAATTCATCCGTCAGGTTCCCTTCACATGGGCTTTGGTTAATCTCCCGTCACCTTATGGCGGTACGCCTCTTTTTGACCGAATGCATGAAGAGAATAGGATATTAAACGAGATGCCATTCAGCTTTTACAGGCCGCCCTATCTGATGATGCGCATCAAGAACTATTCGCCCCGCGACTACTACATGAAACTGTTCGAAATTTCGACCGTTAATAGTTCGGATGAAGCGTTGGCTCGCCGTATGGAGTCCATACCCAAATGGAACCAAAGAATGTTCTACCGCCTGTTGACCATGGTAGAGTCCCAGGTCTCCAGTTTTTATCGAGATATGGTTGAACGGTTGGAAAGCGATAGCTCCTTCCGGCGGTTTCATGAAGGCAAAGAAGAGCCTCTGCCTGAGTTCTATCATCAGGAATACGAAAAGCATGTTGGACGGTTTGCCCCCTTGTTGTCCCGGGCGGATCGCCGTCCCAATCTGGAACAGATCAAACCGGTTTCTATTTAG
- the nhaA gene encoding Na+/H+ antiporter NhaA: protein MNAKIKQMLHNPAASGILIFLAAMAAMVVENSAWHIHYDSFLNIPVAVQFSDLKIAKPLLLWINDGLMAVFFLLVGLELKREFLEGELAHPSNVILPVIGAIGGIVLPAGIYILLNQGNASALEGWAIPTATDIAFALGILALLGKRVPAALKLFLLTLAIIDDLAAIVIIALFYTSDLSINSLIVSGSALTLLFLMNRLGVKGVASYILVGLVLWVAVLKSGVHATLAGVALGMVIPLKGDPGEPSPLHQLEHDLHHVVGLGILPLFAFANAGVSLHGLNPSVLLEPVPLGIALGLFMGKQIGVFGFVWIAIKSGFTKLPPGFTWGQLYGVALLCGVGFTMSLFISSLAFEHSGVTVISGVPDVGSARLGILIGSIISGLLGYILLRLSLPIPPQEKPAES from the coding sequence ATGAATGCGAAGATTAAACAAATGCTGCACAACCCGGCAGCCAGCGGAATCCTGATTTTTCTGGCGGCCATGGCAGCCATGGTGGTGGAAAACTCGGCTTGGCATATCCATTACGACTCCTTCCTCAACATTCCTGTCGCGGTGCAGTTTAGTGACCTTAAGATCGCCAAACCTCTCTTGCTGTGGATTAATGATGGATTGATGGCGGTCTTTTTTCTTCTGGTTGGGTTGGAGCTTAAACGTGAGTTCCTTGAAGGAGAGCTCGCCCATCCTTCCAACGTCATCCTACCGGTGATCGGTGCCATTGGTGGTATTGTGTTACCCGCAGGGATCTATATTTTGCTTAACCAAGGCAACGCTTCAGCGTTGGAAGGGTGGGCCATACCCACCGCCACAGATATTGCCTTTGCATTGGGTATATTGGCGCTATTAGGCAAACGAGTTCCTGCTGCACTCAAGCTGTTTTTATTAACTCTTGCCATCATTGATGACTTGGCAGCCATTGTGATCATTGCGCTGTTTTATACCAGCGACCTCTCCATCAACTCACTTATCGTTTCTGGTAGTGCCCTGACGTTACTGTTCCTTATGAACCGCCTTGGTGTAAAAGGGGTTGCCAGTTATATACTCGTGGGTCTGGTGCTCTGGGTCGCGGTACTTAAATCAGGTGTGCACGCAACGCTGGCTGGTGTCGCGCTGGGCATGGTCATCCCCCTAAAAGGAGACCCTGGCGAGCCCTCCCCTCTGCATCAGCTGGAACACGATCTCCACCATGTGGTGGGGCTGGGTATTCTGCCTCTGTTTGCCTTTGCCAATGCCGGTGTCTCCTTACATGGTCTCAACCCCTCTGTGCTATTAGAGCCTGTCCCTCTGGGCATTGCATTGGGTCTGTTTATGGGTAAACAGATTGGGGTCTTTGGGTTTGTATGGATTGCGATTAAGAGTGGCTTTACCAAACTACCCCCTGGCTTTACCTGGGGGCAACTCTACGGTGTCGCCCTGCTGTGTGGGGTTGGTTTTACCATGAGTCTGTTTATCAGCTCTCTGGCCTTTGAACATAGTGGAGTAACGGTCATTTCAGGTGTGCCAGATGTAGGCAGTGCCCGTTTGGGTATTCTCATTGGTTCCATTATCTCTGGTCTGCTTGGCTATATTCTTTTGCGCCTCTCTCTTCCCATCCCACCGCAAGAGAAACCTGCTGAGTCATGA
- the htpX gene encoding protease HtpX, whose protein sequence is MKRIILFILTNLAIMAVLMVVAQILINVLGIQQSSMLGMLLFSALFGMGGSFLSLAMSKWIAKRSTGARVIEHPSNAMEQWLVNTVSKQAKAAGIGRPEVALYDSPDMNAFATGANKNKALVAVSSELLRTLSKEEAEAVLAHEVSHIANGDMVTLALIQGVLNTFVFVLARMIAGVVDLFLSGDEDDEEATGTEGGLTYFIVSLIAQILLGMLASIVVMWFSRKREFRADAGGAALSSRQSMISALERLKQSAGPSQLPSEVAAFGLSSSTNGFMHLFSTHPPLEERINALKQAR, encoded by the coding sequence ATGAAACGCATCATACTGTTTATCTTAACCAACCTGGCCATTATGGCGGTATTAATGGTTGTGGCACAGATCCTTATAAACGTACTGGGCATTCAGCAAAGCTCAATGCTTGGCATGCTTCTTTTTTCTGCACTTTTTGGTATGGGTGGATCTTTTCTCTCCTTAGCCATGTCAAAATGGATTGCCAAGCGCTCAACAGGCGCTCGGGTTATTGAGCATCCATCCAACGCCATGGAGCAATGGCTGGTCAATACCGTGAGTAAGCAGGCTAAAGCTGCTGGCATTGGCAGACCAGAAGTCGCATTATATGATTCACCAGATATGAATGCGTTTGCCACCGGCGCGAACAAAAACAAGGCACTGGTCGCCGTAAGTTCAGAGCTACTCCGTACACTGAGCAAAGAAGAGGCTGAAGCCGTACTGGCCCATGAAGTTAGCCATATTGCCAATGGAGATATGGTTACCTTAGCCTTGATCCAAGGCGTCTTAAACACATTTGTCTTTGTTCTGGCGCGTATGATTGCGGGTGTGGTGGATCTCTTTTTATCTGGAGATGAGGATGACGAAGAAGCAACTGGAACAGAGGGCGGCCTGACCTATTTTATCGTCTCATTGATCGCTCAGATCCTTCTGGGCATGCTGGCAAGCATCGTTGTCATGTGGTTCTCTCGTAAGCGGGAGTTCCGGGCCGATGCGGGTGGGGCGGCACTGAGTAGCCGTCAATCCATGATCTCCGCTCTGGAACGTTTAAAGCAGAGCGCTGGACCATCTCAGTTACCTTCTGAGGTCGCTGCGTTTGGTCTCTCGAGCTCGACCAATGGCTTCATGCACCTTTTCTCCACTCACCCGCCGTTGGAAGAACGCATAAATGCATTAAAACAGGCCCGTTAG
- the nhaR gene encoding transcriptional activator NhaR, whose amino-acid sequence MNYKHLHYFWKVAHVGSVTAASKQLRLTPQTLSSQIQHLESQMGVALFDRVGRRLELTDAGRLALKYADEIFLLGTELSTVLSGVPSERPLRFRVGIADVVPKRITHRILEPVLQSDQNVHLICDEDKLDQLLANLALHKLDMVLADTPPMPGIHLRVKSHSLGVSGLSFFAVADLLAHYPQPFPDILSYAPMLMPTTGNALRSGLDRWFEALGVKPKIVAECHDSALLKTFGEAGVGLFCAPSLLEGNIAQQYGVEVIGRTNEVVAEYFAMTAERKQSHPGVTMILKASLLKKREGFTALLDTS is encoded by the coding sequence ATGAACTACAAGCATCTACACTATTTTTGGAAAGTGGCCCATGTAGGCAGTGTCACAGCAGCCAGTAAGCAGCTGCGTTTAACCCCCCAAACGTTGAGCTCGCAGATCCAGCATTTGGAATCTCAAATGGGGGTCGCGTTATTTGATCGGGTTGGTCGCCGACTGGAATTGACCGATGCAGGACGTTTGGCACTGAAGTATGCCGATGAGATTTTTCTATTGGGTACGGAGCTTTCTACCGTCTTATCCGGCGTACCTTCTGAGCGTCCATTAAGGTTTCGTGTCGGTATTGCGGATGTGGTGCCTAAGCGGATTACACACCGTATTCTCGAGCCCGTGCTTCAAAGTGATCAAAACGTGCATTTGATCTGTGATGAAGACAAACTCGATCAGCTCTTGGCCAATTTAGCCCTGCATAAATTGGATATGGTCCTGGCAGATACCCCGCCCATGCCGGGTATTCATCTGCGGGTAAAGTCGCACTCTCTTGGTGTTAGTGGTCTCTCGTTTTTTGCGGTAGCCGATTTGCTGGCTCACTACCCTCAACCTTTTCCTGACATTCTCTCGTACGCTCCAATGCTCATGCCGACGACAGGCAATGCGCTACGCAGTGGTTTGGACCGGTGGTTCGAAGCGTTGGGGGTAAAGCCAAAAATTGTTGCAGAATGTCATGACAGTGCACTGCTTAAAACTTTTGGAGAGGCCGGTGTTGGGCTGTTTTGCGCCCCTTCACTGTTAGAAGGTAATATCGCGCAACAGTATGGCGTTGAGGTGATTGGGCGTACCAATGAGGTGGTTGCCGAATATTTTGCGATGACCGCAGAGCGAAAGCAGAGTCACCCCGGTGTCACTATGATTTTAAAGGCGTCTCTCCTGAAAAAAAGGGAGGGCTTTACGGCGCTATTGGATACGTCGTAA
- the msrA gene encoding peptide-methionine (S)-S-oxide reductase MsrA produces MPQAQAGEQAVATFAGGCFWCVEHDFDAVEGVISTTSGYIGGHVQTPSYRQVSYGGTGHTEAVRIVYDPSQVSYAQLLKRFWIGIDPTTANAQFCDHGDQYRPEIFTHTSAQKKAALHSLENLKQSKPFKQPVVVAITDAETFFPAETYHQDYHHKNPVRYKYYRFRCGRDQRLEELWQGYDAEQLIKGLAS; encoded by the coding sequence ATGCCCCAAGCTCAAGCGGGGGAACAAGCGGTCGCCACCTTTGCTGGCGGGTGCTTTTGGTGCGTTGAACATGATTTTGATGCGGTAGAAGGGGTTATTTCCACCACATCAGGCTATATTGGCGGTCATGTACAGACCCCCAGCTATCGGCAGGTCTCCTATGGGGGCACGGGGCATACTGAAGCGGTAAGAATTGTCTATGACCCCAGCCAGGTCAGCTATGCCCAACTGTTAAAACGGTTCTGGATCGGCATTGACCCCACCACGGCCAACGCCCAGTTTTGTGACCATGGCGACCAATACCGACCTGAAATTTTTACCCACACATCCGCCCAGAAAAAAGCGGCCTTGCACAGCCTTGAAAATTTGAAACAGAGCAAACCCTTTAAACAACCTGTTGTGGTTGCCATAACGGATGCAGAGACCTTTTTCCCTGCCGAGACCTATCATCAGGACTACCACCATAAAAACCCTGTACGCTATAAATACTACCGTTTTCGCTGTGGGCGAGATCAACGCCTAGAGGAGCTGTGGCAAGGCTATGATGCAGAGCAACTGATCAAAGGGTTGGCCTCTTAA
- a CDS encoding MBOAT family O-acyltransferase yields the protein MLLVRFSTQYWTFMGLTLASLFFYGSWKPIYLLLIGGSILFNYAMGLAIKRHEHDPGRRLWLKLGVVANLSVLFVFKYLGFSVSQIYALVDWQGHIPAIELPLAISFFTFQQIAYLIDIYKREPAQANLAEYALFVAFFPQLIAGPIVHHSEIVWQFERLKERFITLNNLTIGMTVFIIGMFKKVVLADGMASYADPIFNAADKGTMISTVDAWVGTLAYTFQIYFDFSGYSEMAIGLAWMFGIRLPNNFNSPYKATSIIDFWRRWHMTLSRFLRDYLYIPLGGNRHGPLMKYRNMFLTMLLGGLWHGAGWTFVIWGALHGLYLTLNHFWQAWAPVQKSFWHNRITAQLLTFLAVIIAWVFFRATTFEGASQIMTGMFQWQTSIQNLTDQPLMAAVWLSLCLAIVWKLPNTIQFMSHALPELSSSGKALVMKPVEHRFYWQQNGWFALLIGSMFAMALLKTMAKVPSAFIYFQF from the coding sequence ATGCTACTGGTGCGTTTTTCCACCCAGTACTGGACCTTTATGGGTCTTACCTTAGCCTCACTCTTTTTCTATGGTTCATGGAAGCCCATCTACCTGCTGCTTATTGGGGGCTCCATTCTGTTCAACTATGCCATGGGGCTTGCCATTAAACGGCATGAGCACGACCCTGGCCGACGTCTATGGCTTAAACTTGGGGTTGTTGCCAACCTAAGCGTCCTATTTGTTTTTAAATATCTTGGGTTTAGTGTTAGCCAGATCTATGCTTTGGTAGATTGGCAAGGGCATATTCCGGCCATTGAACTCCCCTTGGCGATCTCTTTTTTCACCTTCCAGCAGATCGCTTATCTGATTGATATCTATAAAAGAGAACCGGCCCAAGCCAACCTGGCGGAATATGCGCTGTTTGTGGCGTTCTTTCCCCAATTAATTGCAGGTCCGATTGTACACCACAGTGAAATTGTCTGGCAGTTTGAGAGACTTAAAGAGCGGTTCATCACCCTAAACAATTTAACCATTGGGATGACGGTCTTTATCATTGGCATGTTTAAAAAAGTGGTCTTGGCCGATGGGATGGCCAGCTATGCCGATCCTATTTTTAATGCCGCCGATAAAGGAACCATGATCTCAACGGTGGATGCCTGGGTCGGTACGTTAGCCTACACCTTCCAGATCTATTTTGACTTTTCCGGATATTCAGAGATGGCCATTGGGCTGGCCTGGATGTTTGGTATTCGCTTACCCAACAACTTCAACTCCCCCTATAAAGCCACCAGTATCATCGACTTTTGGCGCCGTTGGCATATGACGCTTTCCCGTTTTTTAAGGGATTATCTCTATATTCCATTGGGGGGCAACCGTCATGGCCCCCTCATGAAATACCGTAATATGTTCTTAACCATGCTACTGGGCGGTTTGTGGCATGGTGCAGGCTGGACCTTTGTCATATGGGGTGCGCTACACGGGCTCTACCTGACCCTTAACCATTTTTGGCAAGCGTGGGCCCCGGTGCAAAAGAGTTTTTGGCATAACCGTATCACGGCACAGCTTTTAACATTTTTAGCGGTTATCATTGCCTGGGTCTTTTTTCGTGCCACCACCTTTGAGGGCGCCAGCCAGATCATGACCGGTATGTTCCAGTGGCAGACCTCCATACAGAACCTGACCGACCAGCCACTGATGGCTGCTGTTTGGCTTAGCCTCTGTTTGGCCATTGTGTGGAAGCTACCCAACACCATCCAATTTATGTCTCACGCACTACCCGAGCTCTCCAGCTCCGGCAAAGCGTTGGTCATGAAACCAGTGGAACACCGCTTTTACTGGCAGCAAAATGGCTGGTTTGCTCTACTTATTGGCAGCATGTTTGCCATGGCCTTGCTTAAAACCATGGCCAAGGTACCCAGTGCCTTCATCTACTTCCAGTTTTAG
- a CDS encoding GNAT family N-acetyltransferase, translating to MNGNTGGFGKTSRPDLPSDWVVRPATTADAQNWQTLMQQHGGHWSLDWRWQQVFNQAYGLESFYHLAQQGSKTVGIMPLIRHPAIKTGWHALPFLDYAPPLTLQPSMASAMVAHLLSQGQTIELRHIESQPETQAAPGTMVTMILPLPHDQNMLWKGFSSKVRNQVRKAEKSGITVIQGRQHLPVFYHLWRERMRQLGTPAHARSWFTAIMDHFEEAQIFIAMHQDKPVGGLFHLRVGQTALVPWAASKRELRSLCINHALYWAAMEHSLNMGATQFDFLRSQVGQGTYSFKKQWGAQAYALSYLRYRPDGSIKDCSHPGKGRAKQLFSRLWPHLPDFLRQKLDTPLRLRIP from the coding sequence ATGAATGGTAACACAGGTGGTTTTGGCAAGACCAGCAGGCCCGACCTACCATCAGATTGGGTTGTACGCCCCGCTACAACTGCGGATGCTCAGAACTGGCAAACCCTTATGCAACAGCATGGGGGTCATTGGAGTTTGGATTGGCGTTGGCAGCAGGTTTTCAACCAAGCCTATGGTTTAGAGAGCTTTTATCACCTCGCACAGCAGGGCAGCAAAACCGTTGGCATTATGCCCCTGATCCGTCATCCCGCCATTAAAACAGGGTGGCACGCCCTACCCTTTTTGGATTATGCGCCCCCGTTAACGTTGCAGCCCAGCATGGCCTCCGCCATGGTGGCCCATCTGCTAAGCCAAGGGCAGACCATTGAACTGCGGCATATAGAGAGCCAACCAGAGACCCAGGCAGCACCTGGAACCATGGTCACCATGATTTTGCCCCTCCCCCATGACCAAAACATGCTCTGGAAAGGCTTCTCTAGTAAGGTACGCAATCAGGTCCGTAAAGCCGAAAAGAGTGGTATTACCGTGATCCAGGGGCGGCAGCACCTACCTGTGTTTTATCACCTATGGCGCGAACGGATGCGCCAATTGGGAACACCTGCCCACGCTCGGTCATGGTTTACCGCCATTATGGATCACTTTGAAGAGGCTCAGATTTTCATTGCCATGCATCAAGACAAACCGGTGGGGGGGCTGTTTCATCTGCGGGTAGGCCAAACAGCACTGGTACCTTGGGCAGCTTCTAAACGTGAGCTTCGTAGCTTATGCATTAACCACGCGCTCTATTGGGCCGCGATGGAACATAGCCTAAATATGGGCGCAACTCAGTTTGATTTTCTTCGCAGTCAAGTTGGCCAAGGCACCTACAGTTTTAAAAAACAGTGGGGAGCTCAAGCTTACGCCCTAAGCTATCTTCGCTACAGACCAGATGGCAGCATCAAAGATTGTAGCCATCCGGGTAAGGGGCGTGCAAAACAGCTGTTTTCCAGACTATGGCCACACCTGCCAGATTTTCTTCGCCAAAAGCTGGATACCCCTCTACGCTTGCGTATTCCGTGA
- a CDS encoding polysaccharide deacetylase family protein, with amino-acid sequence MSRHDHAPALLISVDVDALYHCRWASGSHRSRWHDHKQACQAIYGGDGPDQDYLDALKWSGELFAELGIQATFFILTEMASTMPQLVRELDAQGHEIALHGEHHWDNTRFDAEAFRQMIRRSREALAQIVGKPIVGYRAPNLIIESHHLKVLDQEGFLYDSSICPSRPLFGKFSAMQHAPDQPYHPSAEDMATPGDLSIVELPLGVFPLIRWPSSTGIFTRALGNWWSQIGVGAMLRQGYGLYYFHPWEVARPYRPEPSSLYLKLFLRRCGTPYRHFLTKQLARWGKQANMMTSADYARHWLAQSKS; translated from the coding sequence ATGTCCAGACACGATCACGCACCTGCACTGCTTATTTCTGTTGATGTGGATGCCCTTTATCACTGTCGTTGGGCAAGTGGCTCCCACCGTTCCCGCTGGCATGACCATAAGCAGGCTTGCCAAGCGATCTATGGAGGGGATGGCCCAGACCAGGACTACCTGGATGCCCTGAAATGGAGTGGAGAGCTGTTTGCCGAACTGGGTATACAGGCAACCTTTTTTATCCTAACGGAAATGGCTTCAACCATGCCCCAATTGGTCCGGGAGCTGGATGCCCAAGGGCATGAAATTGCGCTGCATGGTGAACATCACTGGGATAATACCCGCTTTGATGCTGAAGCGTTCCGTCAAATGATCCGCCGTAGCCGTGAAGCTTTGGCTCAAATTGTCGGTAAGCCGATTGTGGGTTACCGCGCGCCTAACCTTATCATAGAGAGCCACCATCTCAAGGTTTTGGACCAGGAAGGGTTCCTCTACGACTCCTCCATCTGTCCATCCCGACCACTTTTTGGTAAGTTTTCTGCCATGCAGCATGCGCCGGACCAACCTTATCACCCTTCAGCTGAGGATATGGCAACGCCAGGAGATCTCTCCATTGTCGAGCTCCCGTTAGGCGTTTTTCCTCTTATCCGCTGGCCCTCCAGTACCGGTATTTTTACCCGAGCTCTTGGTAACTGGTGGAGTCAAATTGGGGTCGGGGCCATGTTGCGGCAAGGGTATGGGCTCTACTATTTTCATCCATGGGAAGTTGCCCGCCCGTATCGTCCAGAGCCGAGTAGTCTCTATCTCAAACTGTTTTTGCGTCGCTGTGGAACCCCATACCGTCATTTCTTGACCAAGCAGTTGGCCCGTTGGGGCAAACAAGCAAACATGATGACCAGTGCAGATTATGCCCGGCACTGGTTGGCACAATCTAAATCTTAA
- a CDS encoding class I SAM-dependent methyltransferase, producing MQEEWTREMDGEALWQALRDKYESEPLPIRYLNQRFFKRVDHLLADVDAEDSVLELGAGPGVSSMHLYQTLGKNRTFAISEGDARLVECLKAMKLPFPVSQEDITKLDRADNSWDGLICLEVLEHLPSQALVEQALQEIFRVAQKWVILSVPNEPLWRVLNMMRGAYWSDWGNTPGHINHWSPSAFAQLVGQYGTVVNMEKPLPWTILKIQVP from the coding sequence GTGCAAGAAGAGTGGACACGGGAGATGGATGGCGAAGCCTTATGGCAAGCTCTGCGGGATAAGTATGAGAGTGAGCCTTTGCCGATTCGCTATCTAAACCAGCGTTTTTTTAAACGGGTAGATCATCTGTTGGCTGACGTGGATGCGGAGGATTCTGTTCTGGAGCTGGGGGCGGGGCCGGGTGTTTCATCCATGCATCTCTACCAAACTTTGGGCAAAAACCGAACCTTTGCCATTAGTGAGGGGGATGCCCGCTTGGTTGAGTGCCTTAAGGCGATGAAGCTTCCCTTCCCTGTTAGCCAGGAGGATATTACCAAGCTGGATCGCGCAGATAACAGCTGGGATGGCCTTATCTGTCTGGAGGTGTTGGAGCATCTACCCAGTCAGGCGCTGGTGGAGCAGGCGCTACAGGAGATTTTTCGGGTGGCACAAAAATGGGTGATTCTTTCTGTACCCAATGAGCCCCTATGGCGTGTTTTGAATATGATGCGTGGTGCTTACTGGTCCGATTGGGGGAATACCCCAGGTCATATTAATCACTGGAGCCCCTCTGCGTTTGCTCAGTTGGTTGGACAGTACGGAACCGTGGTGAACATGGAAAAACCACTACCCTGGACCATACTCAAGATCCAGGTGCCATAA